A window of Streptomyces sp. NBC_01224 genomic DNA:
CCGACCCTTGCCGGGCCCTCGGGTCGTAGACCGCGTCCCGGCCGGCCAACAGCGTGGCGTGGGTGGCCTTCACTGGCACGGGCCTGAGCGTCGTCCCGTCGGCGGGCGCGGACCACTGGGTCCCGCCCCCGGGCGGGCGCAGGTGGTACGTCGTGGCGGAGCCCTCACCAGGGAGGGCGACCACGACTCCCACACGGTCCTCGTGGGCGCTGTCGGTGGCGAGGTCGCCAAGCCGGGGAACGAAGGGAGCTGCGGTACCTAACCCGGCTCCCTGCGAGGGAAGGTAGGGAGAACGTCGTCGCGTCATGCCCTGAAGTTAGGGACAGGGCAACCCTCGAATATGAGCCGGAGGAATACGACCCCTATCCGTCGAGGTGAAAGCGGTCGGACATGCGCCGCAGCTTCTCCCGCGTGACTGCTCGTTCCGCGTAGACGATGCTGCGAAGCGTCGAGCGGGCGATGGGGTGGTTCCGTACGAGCTGGGGCGCGATCCGCTCGGCTGTCTCCAGTTCGGCCAGGGCCTTTCCTCGGTTCCCGTCCCACAGCCAGGCGCGCGCGACATCCATGTGGTGGTGTCCCTGCCGGGAGTTGGGCAGTGACCCGACCAGTGCTGGGCTGGTACGGCGGTTTATCTCCAGCGCCTTGCCCTGCTCGCCCATTTCCAGGGCCACGCTGATCGCGTGGATCTGCACGTTCCCGGCGGAGAACGTCAGCGAATGCCGGTCGTACACCGGTGCCCCGACGTACGCGTCCATGCGTTCGGCAGCGTCCTTCGCGTGTCCGATCCGGTCCTCGGCCTCCGAGGCGCGGCCGGCTCGGGCGGCGGATACCGCGGCCCGCAGCTGCAGCGTGCCCCAGGCCCGCACGGCCAGCGGCTCGCCACGGTCGTACTCCTGCTCTACCGAGGTCATCGCCTTGTCCGAGAGCGTCAGAGCGTCGGCCCAGTCAGCCGTCGCCCACATGTCCCAGACCCTCATCCAGTCGGCGACGGCAGGCAGCACCGGATCTCCCGACAACCTGGCTGACCACGCGGCGCGCTCGCAGGCCATGGCGACCAGTTCGGGGTGCCCGAGGGAGTGGGCGGCGGTGTGTGCGAACTTGCAGCACACGGCGTAGATGGCATACGCCTCCTCCCGCTCGTGGCCCTCCGACTCCTCCGCCAAGGCGCGCGCCTCGCGAAACAGGTCCGGGAGAACCCGGAGAATTGCCACGTTGGAGGCGGTGTCCCGCAGGCGGTGCAGCCGGGTCACCTCACGCCACAGCTGTGATGCGGGCCTCGGAGCCCCGTCGAAGACGGGGACGAGGTCGTAGCGGCGCAGCTCGCGCAGGATCGACGAGGCGGCAACCTGCCACTGGTTCTCGTCGGGAGAGCTGCTGTACGGACGCCCGATCAGGTCGTTCGGATGGACGTGCAGTTCTGCGGCCACCTGGTTGAGCAGCCCGACCCTGTCCAGCTCGATCAGGCCACGTTCCATCTTCGACACCCAGCCCTGCGACTTCCCCAGGGCCATCGCCAGGTCGGCCTGCGGCATACCCAACCGCAGCCTCGCCCTGCGGACGCGCTTGCCGATCTCCTCGGCTTCCTCCAGCATCAGGACACCTCCCGGCCGCCGGACGATCCGGCGCGATCGCCGGTCTGTCCGTACAGAGTTCGTCTCCAGCACGGTACCCATGACGTGGCTTGCGCGTGAGTCGAGCCGCCGGGACAGGGGTGCCACAGCCGTGTTCCCTGCTTCGCTATGAAGGGCCAACACGAGGCAGGGGGAACTTTTGCCTTATCGGCGACCGGCCCGTCCGAGCCAGGTGCTGAGCCCTCCGCCGTTGCTGCTCTACGGCAGCGGATCATGTTGATGAGGAACACACCACGTCGCATTTCGCCGGAGGCAGCCAGTGACCGTCGTGACCGTCTTGCACCCGGGATCCATGGGCGCGGCGGTCACCGCTGAGCTTGTCGCCGGCGGCCATGAGGTGCTGTGGGTGCCCAAGGAACGCAGTGAGAACACATGGCGCCGCGCGAGGGAGGTCCGCGCCACAGCTTGCGACTCGCTCGCGGAAGCGCTGTCCCGTAGCGCGGTCGTTCTCTCAGTCTGCCCACCGCAGGCGGCGGAGGATGTGGCAGCGGCCGTGGCTGCGCACGCCTTCGCTGGGGTGTACGTCGATGTCAATGCCATCAGTCCGCAGCGCGTGCAGCGCATCGCCGGGAAGATCCGTCCCGGCTCCGCAGTCATTGACGGTTCCGTTTTCGGTCGGCCACCAGGTGATTGGCGCACGGCACGGCTCTATCTCGCGGGGGTCGGCTCCGCCGTCGACTTGGTGGCGTCGCTGTTCGTGGACTCTGCCCTGCACGTATGCCGGGTCGGTGACGCCGTCGGTTCTGCTTCCGCTCTGAAGATGGCCTTTGCCAGTTACCAGAAGGCCGCTCGTACCCTCGCCGGCGTCGCCCATGCGCTCGCCGACGCCCATGGAGTCGGTGATCAGCTCACAGGCGAAGCCGAGATCATGATCTCCGCGATCCTCTCTGATCCGGAGTACTTGCCGAGCGTGGCAGCCCGGGCCTGGCGCTGGGCGCCCGAGATGGAAGAGGTCGCCGACACTCTCCGCGAGGCTGACCTGCCCACGGACATGGCCGAGGCCACGGCTCGGGTGCTCTCCTTCTGGGAGCGAGACAAGGACCAGTACGACTTGCCGGTCGTGCACGTCCTCTCTCAGCTCCGGTCGGGAAGAAGTAGTTGATTCGTGCACACTGTGGCGCCGCCGAGAGGCGATCACCTCCGCCGAGGGCGAGATGTAGATGTAGTAGCGGTGGGCGTGGCCGACGCCGCAGGCTCCGGAGAAACCACGTGGCGTAGAACGGTGCTGCGTTTCTGTGCCGCCAGAGCTCGCTGGCTTGGAGCGGGCCTCTGCGAGAGCCGATGTACGCGCCAGGCCAGTGTGCGTGCAGGGGAGCGGGCGTCGTCGAGGGCGCGTTCGTCTGCCGCCTGCTGCAACAGGCGTCCGGGATCGTGGCCTGCGGCCTCTGCGTCAACCAATGCGGTGGTGAGCGCATCGGTGGCGGGGTCGGCGAAGACTTGGTCGGCGTGTGCGGGGGCGGCCTGGCGGATGAGCTGGGCGTACCGGACTGCGACCTTCTGAGGCGGTCGATGCTGGGCGGCGGCAAGCAGGTACCCGGATGAGGTCCGGTCGTAGGCGGTCTGGAGGTGGAGCAGGGTCTGGTGGGCGGCTGCGGTCTGCTGGTTGTGCTGTCGTTGGTCGTGCCAGCGGGCGGCGGCGATGACGGCGAGGAGCGCGGCGTCGAGGAACATCGCCAGGAAGGCTCCGTCCTTGGGCGTCGGCTCGTGGAGCATTGCCTTCACGGCCCCACGCAGGGCGCGGGCGTGGTGGTGCTCGGCGTGGACGCGTGAACGGGTTGCCCGTTCGAACGCGGAGGCCGCTGCGCGGAGTTCGGTGCGGATGTCCGGCGGCGCGGTAAGGGCTACGGCGTCGAGTGCTTCGCCGAGGGCGGCCAAGTGGGCCTGGGCGGCTTCGGCTTCCGGTCGGCCGAGGTGGTGGGGGATGCGCTCTGTGGCTGCGGTGGCTTGGTGCCACGGGTGCGGCCGGAGGCGTCCATGGGGGTTGTCGGCCGGAATGTCTGCTGCGGTGAGACGGCTCTGGATCTTGGGGAGGGAGAGGTCGGGCGACAGCGTGGAGCCGGAGAACCACACCGGTTCCCCTCCGGTGTTCGTGTCGTCTTCCAGGGCGATCTTGTAGCCGCGTGGTTCTCCGGAGGGGAAGTGCAGGACCTCGACGAGGACGCCGTTGGTACGGGTGAGCAGACCGAGGAACTCCTCGGTGTTGGTGGCGGCAGCCGCTGCCGTGCGGACGAAGGTGCGCAGGCGTACGCGGGCGGGCTTGTCGTGGCCGGTGCGGCGGGCCTTCTCCTGCTCGGCGCGGGTGGGCCGTTTCGCGGCGGTGCGGTCTCCGCGTACGACTTGGAAAAGGCCGTATTCCTTCTCGACGGCTGCGAGTTCGCGGTCGGCGGTGAGGTAGTCGTTCCAGTGGCGTGCGGTGCGCAGGTCGCCTCGGATTTTGGTGGCGGCGATGTGGATGTGGTCGTTGGCATGCCGGACGGCGACCCAACGGCAGCCGTCCGGATCTTCTGTCGGTGTGATGCCGGTTGCTGTGACGACACGGCGGGCGATGTCCGCCCATTCGGCGTCGTCGAGGATGCGGTCGCCGGGTGCTGCACGGACGGAGCAGTGCCACACGTGCTGCTCCGGGGCCCGGCCGAGTCGCCTGGCCTGCTGGACGCGTAGGTCGAGGTCGGCCACGAGGAGCTTCTTCGTAGCGGCGGTGTCGTCGGTGCGGCCGGGGTCGGGCGCGAAGCCGTCCCAGGAGGCGACGAGGTGCGGGTCGGTGTGCTCGTTGGCCCGGCCGGGGCCGTAGAGGTAGCGGATGAGGCCGGCGGTGCTCTTGCCGCTGCTGATCTTCGCGATCACCGTGGCCCCTTTGTGGCGGCTGCCTGGTTGGTGCCTGCTGCGATGTGGCGGATGGTGGCGCCGACCGTGCCGAGGGCGCGTTCCGCATGGTCGAGGAGTGCGGCGTCCCCAGGGTGTGGGCGGTCGCCGGAGTTGAGCTTCTTGGCGATCTGGTTGATGTTGTGGCCGATCTTGGCGACCTCGCCTCGGAGGGCGGTGAGTTCGTCGATGTAGTCGTCGAGTTGGGTGCGCTGGCCGGGCAGTGCGAGGTCTCCGTGGATGTGGGCCATGACGACGGCGCCGACGTAGTGGGCGGCAGCGATGTTCAATGACCGGGCCACGGAGAGGATCGCGGTCTTCTCGTCGGTGCTGTAGCGGACGTCGACGCGTTCCTTGCGCTGGGTCTCTTTGCGCTGGCGGCGGCGTGCGACTCGGCGCAGTGCGGCGGCTTCGGCGGCGCGCTGCGGCAGCACGGTGCGGGTGGTGGTGTCGACGGGCTTGTTCCGCTCGGGCGTCCCCTGGCGCCCGAGCTCCTCCGCCACCCCCGGGGCGGAGGCACTTGCGTTGGACCGGCCCTTGGACGGTCCAACGCCATACCTTGCTCCGCCTGATGCCGGGGTGGAGGTCATCTGCTGCTGCGCTGACGAGGGCTCGTGGACGGGCCTGTGCATGTGGGCTCCTGCAAGCGGTGGCGGAGGGAGAGGGCCCGCTCCTCCCTTGCTGATTCACGGGAGGAACGGGCTGGGGCGACGTGGGATGCAGGGTCAGCCGGTACCGGTGGGGGCGTCGTCGAGTTCGGCCTGCAGCAGGTCCTTGACCTCGTCCAGACGGCTCCGAGAAATACCGAAACCCTGGTCCCTGACGGCCTTCTCGATGTTGCGGCGCGAGGCACGGCCGGCTCGCCCGAGGGGAGCCGTGCGGCCGATGGCCACGGCCTGCTCCAGCGGAACGCTCGGCTGCTTGCCTCCCGGCCTACCGGGCTGCTGCGGGGTCTCCGCCTCTCGCTTCGCGAGTGGCTCCGGCACGTCGTCGTCGGTGTTGTGGCGGTCGGGGGTAGCGGGGCGTCGGGCGACGAGGAGGTAGAAGTGGACGGCTCCGGCCAGGGCGAGTGGGGCGATGGCGGAGATGACTCCGACGGTGATGTCATCGAGGGCAAGCCCGTTGTGGCGGGTCTGCTGGTTGAGGCGGACGGCGTGCAGGACGTTGGCCCAGATACTTGTGGCGGTGGCGACACCGACCAGGGCGGAGACGTAGAGGCGGGCGGACAGGGGCGCGGTCCGCAGGACCAGCAGGGCGCCGATCCCGATGGCGATGAACCCGTCGATGACGAGCGGGAAGGCATAGGTGAGCGCCCGGTGGATGTGGCTGGCGGCGGCCATCTGACGCAGAGCGTCGTAGGACAGTGCGAAGGCGGCCACGGCCAGCAGCGACACTCCCGTGCGGATCGCGGTGGCCAGCGGCAGCGGGGCAGACGGTGCCGCGGCGATGGTGGGGGAGGACAAAGGGAAATGCTCCAGGGGTGCAAGGTGTGGCTGATGTGGCCCTGAGGGCGGGGCGACTCGTCGCGACTCGTCGCGTGCCTGGTCAGGACTGGTACGAGTGCGGCGGTGGTGACGAGTCGACTCGTCACCGGACCACGACTCGTCACCGCGCTGACCTGCGCGGAGACGAGTCGCGACGGGTCGTGCCGGGGCAGGTCCCGGTCGTGGCTTCGGGCGCGGGCTCGGGGCAGTAGCGGGCCCAGGAGTCGGCGAACTGCACGCGGGTGAAGCCCTTGGCCTGGACGTTGCCGTGGAAGCGGCGGGTGGCCGAGCTGATGCCGTACTCCCTCAGCAGGAGTTGCAGGCCCCGAGGGGTCAGGCCGTTGGCGGTGTACTCCGCCCAGGGTGTCTCGTCGTCCTGGTTGAGGATGTCGAGGAGTCGGCTGGTGCGAAGCGCCGGCGGGTTGCCTTCGGTGGTGAAGGCGCGGCGGATGTCGGCCAGCAGGCGGATGCCCAGGCTGCTGCGGTCCTGGTCGTGCTCGGCCTCGTGCTTGGCCATGATGCGGCAGGCGGTGCGGGCGAGGTCGGGCCACGCTCCGCCGGCGAGGTCGGCGACGGTCACCAGCGGCTGCCAGGTGTCGGCCGCGCGGTCTTCGACCGGCATGGCCGGTGTCAGCTCCATCGCGTCGGCGTGCAGCGGAGTCAG
This region includes:
- a CDS encoding helix-turn-helix domain-containing protein, with the protein product MLEEAEEIGKRVRRARLRLGMPQADLAMALGKSQGWVSKMERGLIELDRVGLLNQVAAELHVHPNDLIGRPYSSSPDENQWQVAASSILRELRRYDLVPVFDGAPRPASQLWREVTRLHRLRDTASNVAILRVLPDLFREARALAEESEGHEREEAYAIYAVCCKFAHTAAHSLGHPELVAMACERAAWSARLSGDPVLPAVADWMRVWDMWATADWADALTLSDKAMTSVEQEYDRGEPLAVRAWGTLQLRAAVSAARAGRASEAEDRIGHAKDAAERMDAYVGAPVYDRHSLTFSAGNVQIHAISVALEMGEQGKALEINRRTSPALVGSLPNSRQGHHHMDVARAWLWDGNRGKALAELETAERIAPQLVRNHPIARSTLRSIVYAERAVTREKLRRMSDRFHLDG
- a CDS encoding NAD(P)-dependent oxidoreductase, which codes for MTVVTVLHPGSMGAAVTAELVAGGHEVLWVPKERSENTWRRAREVRATACDSLAEALSRSAVVLSVCPPQAAEDVAAAVAAHAFAGVYVDVNAISPQRVQRIAGKIRPGSAVIDGSVFGRPPGDWRTARLYLAGVGSAVDLVASLFVDSALHVCRVGDAVGSASALKMAFASYQKAARTLAGVAHALADAHGVGDQLTGEAEIMISAILSDPEYLPSVAARAWRWAPEMEEVADTLREADLPTDMAEATARVLSFWERDKDQYDLPVVHVLSQLRSGRSS
- a CDS encoding relaxase/mobilization nuclease domain-containing protein, yielding MIAKISSGKSTAGLIRYLYGPGRANEHTDPHLVASWDGFAPDPGRTDDTAATKKLLVADLDLRVQQARRLGRAPEQHVWHCSVRAAPGDRILDDAEWADIARRVVTATGITPTEDPDGCRWVAVRHANDHIHIAATKIRGDLRTARHWNDYLTADRELAAVEKEYGLFQVVRGDRTAAKRPTRAEQEKARRTGHDKPARVRLRTFVRTAAAAATNTEEFLGLLTRTNGVLVEVLHFPSGEPRGYKIALEDDTNTGGEPVWFSGSTLSPDLSLPKIQSRLTAADIPADNPHGRLRPHPWHQATAATERIPHHLGRPEAEAAQAHLAALGEALDAVALTAPPDIRTELRAAASAFERATRSRVHAEHHHARALRGAVKAMLHEPTPKDGAFLAMFLDAALLAVIAAARWHDQRQHNQQTAAAHQTLLHLQTAYDRTSSGYLLAAAQHRPPQKVAVRYAQLIRQAAPAHADQVFADPATDALTTALVDAEAAGHDPGRLLQQAADERALDDARSPARTLAWRVHRLSQRPAPSQRALAAQKRSTVLRHVVSPEPAASATPTATTSTSRPRRR
- the mobC gene encoding plasmid mobilization relaxosome protein MobC, encoding MHRPVHEPSSAQQQMTSTPASGGARYGVGPSKGRSNASASAPGVAEELGRQGTPERNKPVDTTTRTVLPQRAAEAAALRRVARRRQRKETQRKERVDVRYSTDEKTAILSVARSLNIAAAHYVGAVVMAHIHGDLALPGQRTQLDDYIDELTALRGEVAKIGHNINQIAKKLNSGDRPHPGDAALLDHAERALGTVGATIRHIAAGTNQAAATKGPR
- a CDS encoding DUF2637 domain-containing protein, translating into MSSPTIAAAPSAPLPLATAIRTGVSLLAVAAFALSYDALRQMAAASHIHRALTYAFPLVIDGFIAIGIGALLVLRTAPLSARLYVSALVGVATATSIWANVLHAVRLNQQTRHNGLALDDITVGVISAIAPLALAGAVHFYLLVARRPATPDRHNTDDDVPEPLAKREAETPQQPGRPGGKQPSVPLEQAVAIGRTAPLGRAGRASRRNIEKAVRDQGFGISRSRLDEVKDLLQAELDDAPTGTG